Proteins encoded in a region of the Phaenicophaeus curvirostris isolate KB17595 chromosome 1, BPBGC_Pcur_1.0, whole genome shotgun sequence genome:
- the CCNA1 gene encoding cyclin-A1 produces MVNAASKQAFAIYVDEPEQKKTYSYHVVEELEPSLCELDTSETIHLLLDLSTGSPMIVDTSFQSQPRDPMQDAVTLAVEEYAEDIHQYLREAEVRFRPKPYYMRKQPDITTGMRAILVDWLVEVGEEYKLQTETLYLAVNFLDRFLSCMSVLRGKLQLVGTAALLLASKYEEIYPPEVNEFVYITDDTYTKRQLLRMEHLLLKVLAFDLTAPTINQFLLQYIQRHGICMRTENFARYLAELSLLEADPFLKYLPSQTAAAAYCLANYTVNRSFWPETLAEFTGYSLSELVPCLTDLHRVCLDAPHCQLQAIKEKYKCSKYMQVSLLEPPAVLPLQ; encoded by the exons ATGGTCAATGCCGCATCAAAGCAAGCGTTTGCTATCTACGTGGATGaaccagaacagaaaaaaacctacagCTACCATGTGGTTGAAGAGCTGGAACCAAGCCTGTGTGAACTGGATACTAGCGAAACTATTCACCTACTGCTGGATCTGAGTACAG GATCTCCTATGATAGTGGACACATCCTTCCAGTCCCAGCCCAGGGATCCCATGCAAGATGCTGTAACTCTAGCTGTGGAAGAGTATGCTGAAGACATTCATCAGTACCTCCGGGAGGCTGAA GTAAGATTCAGGCCCAAGCCCTACTACATGAGAAAGCAACCAGATATCACCACAGGAATGCGTGCCATTTTGGTAGACTGGCTGGTGGAAGTAGGGGAAGAATATAAACTTCAGACAGAGACTTTATACTTGGCAGTGAACTTCCTGgacagatttctttcctgcatgtCTGTTCTCAGAGGGAAACTTCAGCTTGTAGGAACAGCAGCACTTCTTCTGGCTTC GAAATATGAAGAGATCTACCCACCGGAAGTGAATGAATTTGTATATATAACAGATGATACCTACACAAAGAGGCAGCTACTAAGAATGGAACACCTGCTTCTCAAAGTGTTGGCTTTTGACCTAACAGCCCCAACCATCAACCAGTTCCTCCTTCAGTATATTCAGAGACATGGCATCTGTATGAGGACAGAGAACTTTGCAAGG TATCTTGCAGAGCTGAGTCTCCTTGAAGCTGATCCTTTTCTGAAGTACCTCCCTTCACAAACTGCTGCAGCAGCCTACTGTCTAGCAAACTATACAGTGAACAGGTCTTTCTGG ccAGAAACACTTGCTGAATTCACTGGATATTCATTAAGTGAGTTAGTGCCTTGCCTGACTGATCTACATAGAGTATGCCTTGATGCTCCTCATTGCCAACTGCAAGCTATTAAGGAGAAGTATAAGTGCTCAAA GTACATGCAGGTGTCTCTTCTGGAGCCCCCAGCAGTTCTTCCTCTACAATAG